One region of Olleya sp. Hel_I_94 genomic DNA includes:
- a CDS encoding alpha-amylase family glycosyl hydrolase, which yields MKKLILSLAILSVFACKEEKKQEDTNVVTEEKVAIQPISASDLETAVIYEANIRQYSPEGTFEQFTKDIPQLKQLGVKVIWLMPVFPISETKRKATGGEDSKFATDFPEAEQDKYLGSYYAVSDFTKINPEFGTIENFRDLVNTAHDNGIYVILDWVPNHTGWDHTWLKTNPEYYTQNDKGEVVHPVDTDWTDVADLNYDNQEMRKAMVADMSYWLTEEGVDGFRCDVAGSVPTNFWEQAIPELRAKKDIFMLAEAWEPELLKDGLFDMAYGWDRHHAMNAIAKGEKGATEFTSALQTDFDRYASDDILMNFVTNHDENSWNGTIKERMGDASEMMTALAYVTPGMPLIYSGQEYDLDHRLLFFEKDSFPHIKGTTWKLLEKLATLKQNNAALHGGKASAKYNAIDNGKDVISFSRTKDNDEVVFIANVSKENTKVNLVQKGTYLDYLSNKTIELEGDAIPLAVNEFKILVKK from the coding sequence ATGAAAAAACTAATCTTATCCCTTGCAATACTTAGTGTTTTTGCTTGTAAAGAAGAGAAAAAACAAGAAGATACTAACGTTGTTACAGAAGAAAAAGTAGCAATACAACCTATTTCGGCTTCCGATTTAGAAACTGCTGTTATCTATGAAGCTAACATCAGACAATATTCACCTGAAGGGACTTTTGAACAATTCACAAAAGACATTCCGCAGTTAAAACAATTAGGTGTAAAAGTGATTTGGTTAATGCCTGTGTTTCCTATTTCAGAAACAAAACGTAAAGCTACAGGAGGAGAAGACAGCAAGTTTGCAACCGATTTTCCTGAAGCAGAACAAGATAAATATTTAGGTAGTTATTATGCGGTTTCAGATTTCACTAAAATTAATCCAGAATTTGGGACGATTGAAAATTTTAGAGACTTAGTAAATACAGCTCACGATAATGGAATTTATGTGATTTTAGATTGGGTGCCAAATCATACAGGTTGGGATCATACTTGGTTAAAAACCAATCCAGAATATTACACACAAAACGATAAAGGCGAAGTCGTACATCCTGTAGATACAGATTGGACAGATGTTGCCGATTTAAACTACGACAATCAAGAGATGCGAAAAGCAATGGTTGCAGACATGAGTTATTGGTTGACAGAAGAAGGCGTTGACGGATTTAGATGTGACGTTGCAGGATCTGTGCCAACTAATTTTTGGGAGCAAGCGATACCAGAATTGCGAGCAAAAAAAGACATCTTTATGTTAGCTGAAGCTTGGGAACCAGAATTATTAAAAGATGGTTTATTTGATATGGCTTACGGTTGGGATAGACATCACGCCATGAATGCAATTGCAAAAGGAGAAAAGGGTGCAACCGAATTTACTAGTGCTTTGCAAACCGATTTTGATCGTTACGCAAGTGACGATATTTTAATGAATTTTGTAACCAATCACGATGAAAACTCATGGAATGGTACCATTAAAGAACGCATGGGAGACGCTAGTGAAATGATGACTGCTTTGGCTTATGTAACTCCAGGAATGCCACTAATTTATTCTGGTCAAGAGTATGATTTAGACCATAGATTATTATTTTTTGAAAAAGATAGTTTCCCTCATATTAAAGGAACCACTTGGAAATTATTAGAAAAATTAGCAACATTAAAACAGAATAATGCTGCTTTACATGGAGGAAAAGCTTCCGCTAAATACAACGCAATTGATAATGGAAAAGATGTAATTTCATTTTCAAGAACAAAAGATAATGATGAGGTTGTATTTATTGCAAATGTTTCAAAAGAGAATACTAAAGTAAACCTTGTTCAAAAAGGGACATATTTAGATTATTTGTCTAATAAAACCATAGAATTAGAAGGTGATGCAATCCCTTTAGCGGTTAATGAATTTAAGATTTTAGTTAAAAAGTAA
- a CDS encoding alpha-amylase family glycosyl hydrolase — protein MKKSILLIVLTILIFGCKTDKKANQDIAENIKKEEVKTPFVWEAANVYFLLTDRFNNGDKANDVNYGRTKKTAVLRGFEGGDLQGITQKIEAGYFTNLGINAIWMSPIVEQIHGATDEGTGNTYGYHGYWTKDWTNVDANLGTKEDLKQLVDAAHKKGIRVLLDAVINHTGPVTDQDPVWPSDWVRTDPQCQYDNYENTVTCTLVKNLPDIKTESNEAVELPPQLVEKWKAEGRYEEEVAELDAFFKATGHPRAPRFYIMKWLSDYITDFGIDGYRVDTVKHTEAFVWQEFKDVCDNAFAEFKQQNPNKVLDDNTFYLVGEVYNYGISAGKAFDFGDKKVNYFNDAFNSLINFEFKWNAAQQTYEEQFKTYDSLLHTNLKGYSVLNYLTSHDDGQPFDKNRKKTYETATRLLLSPGASQIYYGDESARDLTIEGTDGDATLRSFMNWEELSQQQDLLIHWQKLGQFRRKHPSVGAGKHTMLSNAPYFFSRSYTKGDFKDEVIIGIDIPKGKHTIDVSSVFNEASQIEDFYSGEILEVTNGKITIDTESNILLLENIK, from the coding sequence ATGAAAAAGAGCATACTTTTAATCGTATTAACTATTCTTATTTTCGGTTGTAAAACTGATAAAAAAGCAAATCAAGATATCGCAGAAAACATCAAAAAAGAAGAGGTTAAAACACCTTTTGTATGGGAAGCTGCAAATGTCTACTTTTTATTAACCGATCGTTTTAATAATGGCGATAAAGCCAATGACGTAAATTATGGAAGAACTAAAAAGACTGCTGTTTTACGTGGTTTTGAAGGTGGCGATTTACAAGGAATCACGCAAAAAATTGAAGCGGGTTATTTTACAAATTTAGGAATCAATGCCATTTGGATGTCGCCAATTGTTGAGCAAATTCATGGAGCAACCGATGAAGGTACTGGAAACACCTATGGATATCATGGCTATTGGACTAAAGATTGGACTAATGTCGATGCTAATTTAGGAACCAAAGAAGATTTAAAACAACTAGTGGATGCTGCACACAAAAAAGGTATTCGTGTGTTGTTAGATGCGGTTATTAATCACACAGGTCCTGTTACAGATCAAGATCCTGTTTGGCCAAGTGATTGGGTTAGAACAGATCCGCAATGTCAATATGATAATTACGAAAACACCGTAACGTGTACTTTAGTAAAAAACCTTCCAGACATTAAAACCGAAAGTAATGAAGCAGTTGAATTACCACCACAATTGGTTGAGAAATGGAAAGCCGAAGGTCGTTATGAAGAAGAAGTTGCAGAATTAGATGCCTTTTTTAAAGCTACAGGTCATCCTCGTGCACCTCGTTTTTACATCATGAAATGGTTAAGCGATTACATTACAGATTTTGGTATTGATGGTTACCGAGTAGATACCGTTAAACATACTGAAGCTTTTGTTTGGCAAGAGTTTAAAGACGTTTGTGATAACGCTTTCGCGGAATTTAAACAGCAAAACCCAAACAAAGTTTTAGACGATAATACATTTTACTTGGTTGGAGAAGTGTACAACTACGGAATTTCAGCAGGAAAAGCATTCGATTTTGGTGATAAAAAAGTCAACTATTTTAATGATGCATTTAACAGCTTAATCAATTTTGAATTCAAATGGAATGCTGCACAGCAAACCTATGAAGAGCAATTTAAAACATACGATAGTTTATTACATACCAATCTTAAAGGTTATAGTGTATTAAACTATTTAACGTCTCATGACGACGGACAACCTTTCGATAAAAATAGAAAGAAAACCTACGAAACAGCAACACGATTATTACTATCTCCTGGAGCGTCACAAATATATTATGGAGATGAATCTGCAAGAGATTTAACCATAGAAGGTACTGATGGAGATGCTACTTTAAGAAGTTTTATGAATTGGGAAGAACTTTCTCAACAACAAGATTTGCTTATCCACTGGCAAAAATTAGGGCAATTTAGACGTAAACATCCTTCCGTCGGAGCAGGAAAACATACGATGCTAAGCAATGCACCTTACTTTTTTAGTAGAAGCTATACCAAAGGAGATTTTAAAGATGAGGTCATTATTGGTATTGATATTCCTAAAGGAAAACATACTATTGATGTGTCTTCAGTATTTAACGAAGCCTCTCAAATTGAGGACTTCTATTCTGGAGAAATTCTAGAAGTTACAAACGGAAAAATCACAATAGATACAGAGTCTAACATCCTATTATTAGAAAATATTAAATAA
- a CDS encoding TIM-barrel domain-containing protein, producing MKNIIYILSFLLFQFTFAQVTIIVEALPEDTPKDASLFISGDFEGWSGGHKDYQLQFVNGKHQITLPKKEQRILFKFTLGNWETSESTNTGETIDNRTYKFTEPNDTLKVKIAGWSHLFDLQEASTASKNVTVLSETFNIPQLNRKRRVWMYLPADYKTSKENYPVVYMHDGQNVFDASTSTYGEWKVDEILDKLFKENLKLIVVGVDNGESKRLDEYSPWTNAKYGGGEGDAYIDFIVNTLKPYIDTNYNTKKDRANTAIFGSSMGGLISHYAALKHPTVFGKVGVYSPAFWFAPEVNDFTKKHANLQNTKMYFLAGGKESENAGYIEISQTVTDMNSMISILKDNGFPKKNIQSKVVPEGKHNEALWGNNFAEAITWLFADAIKKREFKTATFQDNQLHIQVSDGNYKMHFYHPEIIETTFLPTGETFDKESHAVVIDKVLSEVKFNETENEITFQSEKLTVKITKSPFHISYWKDGKKVTSVKNSFQKTDDFETISFNLKLEEVLYGGGARALGMNRRGNRLELYNKAHYGYEDSSELMNYTMPIVVSSNKYLIHFDNAPIGFLDLDSKADNTLTYETISGRKTYQIVVGDSWLDLTKNYTQLTGTQPMPPRWALGNFSSRFGYHSQEEVTATVEKFREENIPLDAIIIDIFWFGKTIQGTMGNLAFDRDSFPNPKQMLKGLKNNNVKTVLVTEPFLLTTSNRWDEAVKADVLAKDSIGNPFTYDFYFGNTGLIDIFNPKGKHWFQNIYKDLADLGVSGVWGDLGEPEVHPKNLIHATGTADEVHNIYGHHWAELVQDMYTQNFPNTRPFILMRAGSSGSQRFGMIPWSGDVNRTWGGLQSQPEIALQMGLQGLAYMHSDLGGFAGNNLDDELYARWLQYGVFQPIYRPHAQEEVPAEPVFRSDKAKAFAKESIELRYQLLPYNYNLVFENNQTGAPLMRALFFEEEDNKKLQTNASTYLWGNDFLVTPIVHSEQKEAEVYFPKNSNWFDFYTNKKVEGGQALSVKTQENSIPTYVRGGAFIPIAKPMQSTAEYDGNTFDLHYYFDASVTESERTLYNDDGSTKNAFEKGNYEILEFEAETSNNNLELEFEAEIGVNYSASTKQIDVIIHNFPKVPKRIKFNRKKIEFNYNEVSKTLTFQVNWNTSKEVEAQIKY from the coding sequence ATGAAAAATATTATATACATATTATCTTTTTTACTATTTCAATTCACCTTTGCTCAGGTTACCATAATAGTAGAAGCACTTCCAGAAGACACACCAAAAGACGCATCCCTATTTATTTCTGGAGATTTTGAAGGTTGGTCTGGCGGACACAAAGACTACCAATTACAATTCGTAAATGGTAAGCATCAAATAACACTACCTAAAAAAGAACAACGCATTTTATTCAAGTTTACCTTAGGGAATTGGGAGACTTCAGAAAGTACCAATACAGGTGAAACTATAGATAATCGTACCTATAAATTTACAGAACCAAACGATACGTTAAAAGTAAAAATCGCAGGTTGGAGTCATTTATTTGATCTTCAGGAAGCATCAACAGCTTCAAAAAATGTTACTGTTTTATCTGAAACTTTCAACATACCACAACTCAACAGAAAACGTCGTGTTTGGATGTATTTACCTGCAGATTATAAAACGTCTAAAGAAAATTATCCTGTAGTGTATATGCACGATGGACAAAATGTTTTTGATGCTAGTACGTCTACATATGGTGAGTGGAAAGTAGATGAAATTCTAGACAAACTATTCAAAGAAAACCTAAAACTAATCGTAGTTGGTGTCGATAATGGTGAGTCCAAACGCTTAGATGAATATTCTCCATGGACCAATGCTAAATATGGTGGTGGTGAAGGTGACGCATACATCGATTTTATTGTCAATACATTAAAACCCTACATAGATACTAATTATAATACCAAAAAAGATAGAGCTAATACAGCCATTTTTGGTAGTTCTATGGGAGGATTAATTTCGCATTATGCAGCTTTAAAACATCCAACAGTTTTTGGTAAAGTTGGTGTGTATTCTCCTGCATTTTGGTTTGCTCCAGAAGTCAATGATTTTACTAAAAAGCACGCTAATCTTCAAAATACCAAAATGTACTTTTTAGCAGGAGGAAAAGAAAGTGAAAACGCAGGTTATATCGAGATTAGCCAAACCGTTACAGACATGAATAGTATGATTTCTATATTAAAAGATAACGGATTTCCAAAAAAAAACATACAGTCTAAAGTCGTTCCAGAAGGGAAACATAATGAGGCTTTATGGGGAAACAATTTTGCTGAAGCTATAACGTGGTTGTTTGCAGATGCTATTAAAAAAAGAGAGTTCAAGACAGCAACCTTTCAAGACAATCAATTACATATTCAGGTTTCAGATGGAAATTATAAAATGCATTTTTACCATCCTGAAATTATCGAAACTACATTTTTGCCAACAGGTGAAACATTTGATAAAGAGTCACACGCTGTTGTTATAGATAAAGTACTTTCTGAGGTGAAATTTAATGAAACAGAAAATGAAATTACTTTTCAATCTGAAAAATTAACTGTAAAAATCACCAAGTCTCCTTTTCATATTTCGTATTGGAAAGATGGAAAAAAAGTTACTTCTGTGAAAAATAGTTTTCAAAAAACGGACGACTTTGAAACCATTAGTTTTAATTTAAAACTAGAGGAAGTACTGTATGGTGGAGGCGCAAGAGCGTTAGGGATGAATAGACGTGGTAATCGTTTAGAGTTGTACAATAAAGCACATTATGGTTACGAAGATAGTAGTGAGTTAATGAATTACACGATGCCAATTGTGGTGTCTTCTAACAAGTATCTTATTCATTTTGATAATGCACCAATTGGCTTTTTAGATTTAGATAGCAAAGCTGATAACACACTAACATACGAAACTATTTCTGGTAGAAAAACCTATCAAATTGTCGTTGGTGATTCTTGGTTAGATCTTACTAAAAACTATACTCAACTTACAGGAACACAACCTATGCCACCACGTTGGGCTTTGGGTAATTTTTCTAGCCGATTTGGATACCATTCACAAGAAGAAGTAACTGCTACAGTAGAAAAATTTAGAGAAGAGAATATTCCTCTAGATGCGATAATTATTGACATTTTCTGGTTCGGAAAAACTATTCAAGGTACTATGGGAAATCTAGCGTTTGATCGTGATTCTTTTCCAAACCCAAAACAAATGCTAAAAGGTTTAAAAAATAATAATGTTAAAACCGTTTTAGTAACAGAGCCGTTTTTATTAACCACTTCTAATCGTTGGGACGAGGCGGTAAAAGCAGATGTTTTAGCTAAAGATTCTATAGGAAATCCGTTTACTTACGATTTCTATTTTGGTAACACAGGATTGATAGATATTTTCAATCCGAAAGGAAAACACTGGTTTCAAAATATTTATAAAGACTTGGCCGATTTAGGAGTTTCTGGTGTTTGGGGAGATTTAGGAGAGCCAGAAGTGCATCCTAAAAATCTAATACACGCCACAGGAACAGCAGACGAAGTACATAATATTTATGGTCACCATTGGGCGGAATTAGTACAAGATATGTACACACAAAATTTTCCAAACACAAGACCATTTATTTTAATGCGTGCAGGAAGTTCTGGATCGCAACGTTTTGGAATGATACCTTGGTCTGGAGATGTTAACAGAACTTGGGGAGGATTGCAAAGTCAGCCAGAAATTGCACTGCAAATGGGACTGCAAGGATTAGCCTATATGCATAGCGATTTAGGTGGTTTTGCTGGTAATAATTTAGACGATGAGTTGTATGCGCGATGGTTACAGTATGGTGTATTTCAACCAATTTACAGACCACATGCACAAGAAGAAGTGCCTGCAGAACCTGTTTTTAGAAGTGATAAAGCGAAAGCCTTTGCTAAAGAGTCTATCGAATTGCGTTACCAATTACTACCATATAATTACAATTTAGTATTCGAAAACAACCAAACTGGTGCGCCTTTAATGCGAGCCTTGTTTTTTGAAGAGGAAGACAATAAAAAGTTGCAAACCAATGCGTCAACTTACCTTTGGGGAAATGACTTTTTAGTGACACCAATTGTACATTCAGAACAAAAAGAAGCTGAGGTTTATTTTCCGAAAAACAGTAATTGGTTTGATTTTTATACCAATAAAAAAGTGGAAGGAGGACAAGCACTTTCTGTTAAAACGCAAGAAAATAGTATTCCAACGTACGTTCGTGGTGGCGCATTTATTCCAATTGCAAAACCAATGCAAAGCACTGCAGAATATGACGGAAACACCTTCGACTTACATTATTATTTTGATGCTTCAGTTACAGAAAGCGAGCGAACTCTTTATAATGACGATGGCTCAACAAAAAATGCTTTTGAAAAAGGAAACTATGAGATTTTAGAGTTTGAAGCAGAAACATCAAACAACAATTTAGAACTAGAATTTGAAGCAGAGATAGGTGTAAATTACTCTGCATCAACAAAACAAATTGATGTAATTATTCACAATTTTCCTAAAGTACCAAAACGCATAAAATTCAATAGAAAAAAAATAGAGTTTAACTATAATGAAGTTTCAAAAACATTGACTTTTCAGGTGAATTGGAATACTTCAAAAGAGGTAGAAGCACAAATTAAATATTAA